The following DNA comes from Ignavibacteriales bacterium.
TTTATCCTCTTGCTTTTTTACTTATTAAAGAGGTTAGCCAGCGACTCGTCACAAGCCAAGACGGCCGCCCTAGGGGTCTCGTTGGAATAACTTGTCAAGTACCGCCTTCTCAGTGGCCGCCTGCTGGCGCGCACGTTCCGCAAACGCCAATGAGAGTTTTCCATCTATCCACCTCCTGAGATGCGCCTGGGACTCTGGCGATGTGTCACTGGAATAGCGACGAAAGAGCCCCGAGAGTTTGATCCAGCATGACCACACTTCGGTACCGGTGTAAGTGCCGATACGGGTTTCATCGTCCCACCCAAACTCCAGGCTGAGCCCGTTTGAGCATTCCGCACTCACCTTATTACTAAGAGTCCCGCAAGTATATTCGAGCCGATTCGCCGAATTCCAAGACAGCTCAAGTTGGTCGATGCGCTCTAGGATCACGACCAGTTCTTTATCGATCATGTTCTTCCTCCGGTCTGACTAACAGCGTTGTGCCTAAGCCGAAGCCCAACACAACTATTTTTATTTTATTGACTAACTTTTATTTCGAACATACTTTCATTTACAAACTACGTTAAACAAAAAACTGAATCGGAACTACGAACTATCAAATTGCACAAATGCCAAATGCGAAAACTGCGTCCGCTTTATTGGCTGGTTATACGTAACTATCCAGATATATATTCATCAGCAGCATTTTTAATGAATTTCGATCTAACTTCACCTATATAATTAATAGTCATTAGTTCTTTCCTTGTTGAATGAATGACATCACCAACTGTTTTGAATTTAACTATAATCCTCTTAGCAATCTTTTTGCTAATTGACATTTCATCAATAGAATCCTCTAGAAGAGTTCCTATTATTGATTTTTCTTCTACTTTTGTCCCACAACTCGGGCAAAATTTTGCGTCGGTTGGCAATTCCAAATTACAGTTTGAACAATCTTCATTTGTTGATTTAAGAGCGATTAGATATTCATCAATGCTAGGATCGTTTGAAGAAAACTCTCTATAATCTGTCAAACTAATCATTCGCATAATATCATTGAGCTTGTTGGTAATAAATGCTTTTTCAGTATAAAGAAGTGCTAGATGAACCATGTATCGTTGCCCGGTTTGTCTTGAAGCAATTTTTATTGTTCCTTGACGTGTAAGAATTCCAGAATAGCATAATAAGTCTAAAGACAATTTTAAATTTGGAGATACACCTCTTTCAATTGTAAAAAAAGCCGATTGATATTTTGTTTTTTTCTCACGTAAATTTTTCTTTTTGATTTCCGGTATAATATAGTCACGTAATAATTTTAAACCGATTTTTACGTGATGCGCATATTTGGGCAATCTTTTGGATAAACCATTATGATAAGGGAGTAATTCTTCATCAACAAATTCCTGCGTTGCTAATAAAAGTGAGCGTTCAGAAAATCCTTTTTCATGAACTCGATTAAATAGGTGGAGAAAAGCTCTAGGATTTCCGGAGGACAAATCAATGCAGTTATCAAGTAATTCACCACTGCTAAATATTTCTTTTTTTAGTTGATTATTATTAGGTATACGATTAGTAAGTAAGTTGCGAAATAATTTTCTCGTATTGAACCGTCCAGCTAAACCAGGTTCAAACCTACCTAATTCGATTTGAATTGCATCTTGCCCGACTTCGAAGTTTCTACCATATGATGTTATGCTTGGATAAACAGCGGCTTTGACAGCAACTTTTCCGCCATGAAGAAGTTTGAATATTTCAAAAAATATTTCTTGTTGTTTTGGAATGAAGGTATGAGCAGCTTCATCAAATAGAAATATGAGTCTTTCAATTTTATATTCTTTTATAATATCCCTTATTATACTATTTATATATGTGATATCGTTTACTTTGTTAATAAACTCTTTTCCTAATTTTGTAATAATTTCTCCGTGATCTCCCTTCTGAGATAATTGCTGTAATAGATGAATTTTCTCTTGAAGAGTTTCTTTTAATCCTTGTGATCCAACTACATCAAATATTCTCTTAAATGGATCAGCAACTGTAGCACTTGATATTAAATCAAGTTCAACAAGTTTTTCGTAAGTAGCTTGCAATATTTTAGCCCCAACCCAGATTTGAAACGCATCATTATTTCCAGCTTTAACTCCTTCTAAAAGAGTACTTGTTTTAAAATTTACATAGATGGCTAATATTCTATTGTCATTAAAGCTACTATCTAGACTCACTTCTGCGGCTTTCATTAACATAGATTTACCAATTCCCCTTGCACCTTGCAAAAGATGAGCTCCGGCTAAGGAAAGCTTATTCACGATTTCTTGTTCAAAATCTCCAAACACCATTAATTTCATTATTTGCGAATCCTCTAGGTCTTCTGTCCTAGCAGCGTGTAAAAGATCAAGTTCATTACTAGACATTATCTACATCTCCGAAGTATTTTTCAACTGAAGAATAAGCTCTGATTAATTCGGTGCGGCTGTTAAATCTAATCATATACATATGTAAAAGTAGCTGGGCTATTTCAATTACAATATCAATTAAGTCATTCCAATCTTTTTCAAGATATGAATATTTTGATTCCAATTCAGTTTCGAATGTTTTAATTTTCCCGTGTACTGTGTCACTTAATTGACCATATATTCTATTTGTCTTTTTAGCATCAATTAGCTTTTTGATTTCTAAATAATTGTTTTCCTCTTT
Coding sequences within:
- a CDS encoding zinc ribbon domain-containing protein, with translation MSSNELDLLHAARTEDLEDSQIMKLMVFGDFEQEIVNKLSLAGAHLLQGARGIGKSMLMKAAEVSLDSSFNDNRILAIYVNFKTSTLLEGVKAGNNDAFQIWVGAKILQATYEKLVELDLISSATVADPFKRIFDVVGSQGLKETLQEKIHLLQQLSQKGDHGEIITKLGKEFINKVNDITYINSIIRDIIKEYKIERLIFLFDEAAHTFIPKQQEIFFEIFKLLHGGKVAVKAAVYPSITSYGRNFEVGQDAIQIELGRFEPGLAGRFNTRKLFRNLLTNRIPNNNQLKKEIFSSGELLDNCIDLSSGNPRAFLHLFNRVHEKGFSERSLLLATQEFVDEELLPYHNGLSKRLPKYAHHVKIGLKLLRDYIIPEIKKKNLREKKTKYQSAFFTIERGVSPNLKLSLDLLCYSGILTRQGTIKIASRQTGQRYMVHLALLYTEKAFITNKLNDIMRMISLTDYREFSSNDPSIDEYLIALKSTNEDCSNCNLELPTDAKFCPSCGTKVEEKSIIGTLLEDSIDEMSISKKIAKRIIVKFKTVGDVIHSTRKELMTINYIGEVRSKFIKNAADEYISG